One genomic segment of Protaetiibacter intestinalis includes these proteins:
- the secF gene encoding protein translocase subunit SecF, whose amino-acid sequence MAGPFQRLGNDLYTGERSVDFVGRRRIWFLIAGVLMALSIAVPFIRGGGDFLAGFNFGIEFRGGSQFLVSEVAEEHLPVDTSLAEQAVQEVVPGAVVHVTVVGDDGVRVQTDQLTDPQTSSITTKLQDAYGTESVSSSFIGATWGADITSSALRALGVFVLLALVFMALYFRTWKMSIAAILKLLHDLIVTVGIYAATGWEITPAAVIGFLTILGYSLYDTVVVFDKIRENTAELGDESNRTFGEAVNLAVNQTLIRSINTGVVAALPVAAILFIGAFVLGADTLRDISLALLVGTVAGTYSTPAFGAPLYATFREREPEIAKRDKRALQLRAKAAA is encoded by the coding sequence ATGGCCGGACCGTTCCAGCGTCTCGGAAACGACCTCTACACGGGCGAGCGCAGCGTCGATTTCGTCGGTCGCCGCCGCATCTGGTTCCTCATCGCGGGCGTGCTCATGGCGCTCTCGATCGCGGTGCCGTTCATCCGCGGCGGCGGGGACTTCCTCGCCGGCTTCAACTTCGGCATCGAGTTCCGCGGCGGATCGCAGTTCCTCGTCTCCGAGGTCGCCGAGGAGCACCTGCCGGTCGACACCTCGCTCGCCGAGCAGGCCGTGCAGGAGGTCGTGCCGGGTGCCGTCGTGCACGTGACGGTCGTCGGCGACGACGGCGTGCGCGTGCAGACCGACCAGCTGACCGACCCGCAGACGAGCTCCATCACGACGAAACTGCAGGACGCGTACGGCACCGAATCCGTGTCCTCGTCGTTCATCGGCGCGACCTGGGGCGCCGACATCACCTCGAGCGCGCTACGCGCCCTCGGCGTGTTCGTGCTGCTCGCCCTCGTCTTCATGGCGCTGTACTTCCGCACCTGGAAGATGTCGATCGCGGCGATCCTCAAGCTCCTGCACGACCTCATCGTGACGGTCGGCATCTACGCGGCGACCGGCTGGGAGATCACCCCGGCGGCCGTCATCGGCTTCCTGACGATCCTCGGGTACTCGCTCTACGACACGGTCGTCGTGTTCGACAAGATCCGCGAGAACACCGCGGAGCTCGGCGACGAGTCCAACCGGACCTTCGGCGAGGCGGTCAACCTCGCGGTCAACCAGACGCTCATCCGCTCCATCAACACGGGTGTCGTCGCGGCCCTCCCGGTCGCCGCGATCCTGTTCATCGGGGCGTTCGTGCTGGGCGCCGACACGCTGCGCGACATCTCGCTCGCGCTCCTCGTCGGCACCGTCGCGGGCACCTACTCGACGCCCGCGTTCGGCGCGCCGCTCTACGCGACGTTCCGCGAGCGCGAGCCCGAGATCGCCAAGCGCGACAAGCGCGCCCTTCAGCTTCGGGCGAAGGCGGCAGCCTGA
- the secD gene encoding protein translocase subunit SecD has product MAVRSTPVRKAWRSLTWLGVLIALLLGLQTAGALFWGWGWTPKLALDLDGGTQIILTPTLEDGETVTEEQLQQSVEIIRNRIDAAGVSEAEISTQGGDKIVIAIPGTTPDQATLDRIQQSAKLEFRAVLLTGQPTATASATSTDDPDATATPTPTDEPTAESTPTATPTDGSDLAWVTPELQAKYDAFTCDQVTGSGANAAPVDEPLITCDNSGTVKFLLGPAEVQGATISDAAAQLKTTSTGATTGEWAVVITFNAEGTQQFADVTTRLYGLDGVRNQFAIVLDGQVISAPTTNAVITDGRPEISGSFTQESAKTLADQLKYGALPVGFQVESRDTISATLGQTQLQSGLIAGLIGLVLVFVYSLFQYRLLGTVTIASLVVAAIITYLVVNILSWREGYRLSLAGVAGLIVAIGFTADSFIVYFERIRDELRDGRGLVGAVEAGWKRALRTVLAAKSVNLLSAVILFILAVGSVRGFALTLGVTTVIDVIIVILFTHPVLQLMASTRFFSSGHPATGLDPTALGAVYRGRAEFRVSKDARRAGASREAERRQTIAERKAAELAASKPSTEKKGSR; this is encoded by the coding sequence GTGGCCGTACGTTCCACGCCGGTCCGCAAGGCCTGGCGCTCACTCACCTGGCTGGGCGTGCTCATCGCCCTGCTCCTCGGGCTGCAGACCGCCGGCGCCCTGTTCTGGGGCTGGGGCTGGACCCCGAAGCTCGCGCTCGACCTCGACGGCGGCACCCAGATCATCCTGACGCCCACCCTCGAGGACGGCGAGACGGTCACCGAGGAGCAGTTGCAGCAGTCGGTCGAGATCATCCGCAACCGCATCGATGCGGCGGGCGTCTCGGAGGCCGAGATCTCCACCCAGGGCGGCGACAAGATCGTCATCGCGATCCCCGGCACGACCCCGGACCAGGCGACCCTCGACCGCATCCAGCAGTCCGCCAAGCTCGAGTTCCGGGCGGTGCTCCTCACCGGGCAGCCCACGGCGACCGCATCCGCGACGAGCACCGACGACCCCGACGCGACCGCCACGCCGACCCCCACGGACGAGCCGACGGCCGAGTCCACGCCGACCGCGACGCCGACCGACGGCTCCGACCTCGCGTGGGTGACCCCGGAGCTGCAGGCGAAGTACGACGCGTTCACGTGCGACCAGGTCACCGGGTCCGGTGCCAACGCGGCTCCCGTCGACGAACCCCTCATCACCTGCGACAACTCCGGCACCGTCAAGTTCCTGCTCGGCCCGGCCGAGGTGCAGGGCGCGACGATCAGCGACGCGGCGGCACAGCTCAAGACCACGAGCACGGGCGCCACGACGGGCGAGTGGGCCGTCGTCATCACCTTCAACGCCGAGGGCACCCAGCAGTTCGCGGATGTCACGACGCGGCTCTACGGTCTCGACGGTGTGCGCAACCAGTTCGCGATCGTGCTGGACGGCCAGGTGATCTCGGCGCCGACGACCAACGCCGTCATCACCGACGGCCGCCCCGAGATCTCCGGATCCTTCACGCAGGAGAGCGCCAAGACGCTCGCCGACCAGCTCAAGTACGGCGCGCTGCCGGTGGGCTTCCAGGTCGAGAGCCGCGACACCATCTCGGCGACCCTCGGTCAGACGCAGCTGCAGTCGGGACTCATCGCGGGCCTCATCGGCCTCGTGCTCGTGTTCGTGTACTCGCTGTTCCAATACCGGCTGCTCGGCACCGTCACGATCGCCTCGCTCGTCGTGGCCGCGATCATCACCTACCTCGTGGTGAACATCCTGTCCTGGCGCGAGGGCTACCGGCTCTCGCTCGCGGGCGTCGCGGGCCTCATCGTCGCGATCGGCTTCACGGCCGACTCGTTCATCGTGTACTTCGAGCGCATCCGCGACGAGCTGCGCGACGGACGCGGGCTCGTCGGCGCCGTCGAGGCCGGTTGGAAGCGGGCGCTGCGTACCGTGCTCGCGGCCAAGAGCGTCAATCTGCTCTCCGCGGTCATCCTGTTCATCCTCGCCGTCGGCTCCGTGCGCGGCTTCGCCCTCACGCTCGGCGTCACGACCGTGATCGACGTCATCATCGTCATCCTGTTCACGCACCCCGTGCTGCAGCTCATGGCCTCCACGAGGTTCTTCTCGAGCGGGCATCCGGCGACCGGCCTCGACCCGACGGCGCTCGGCGCCGTCTACCGCGGCCGCGCCGAGTTCCGCGTCTCGAAGGACGCCCGTCGTGCCGGTGCGAGCCGCGAGGCCGAGCGCCGCCAGACGATCGCCGAGCGCAAGGCCGCCGAGCTCGCCGCCTCGAAGCCGTCGACCGAGAAGAAGGGGTCACGCTGA
- the yajC gene encoding preprotein translocase subunit YajC produces MPFDPLLILLFGLLVVMIFFTWRNSKKRKAEAEEMQTKLVPGAEIMTQHGIYGTLISIDDEKNEAIIETTPGTKLRVHRQTVARVVTPEEQEHADEDIVSDDADASVEDAVAETSDDAAEPEFGERVEKPKRSRTKPTETAE; encoded by the coding sequence ATGCCATTCGATCCGCTTCTCATCCTGCTGTTCGGCCTCCTGGTGGTGATGATCTTCTTCACCTGGCGCAACTCGAAGAAGCGCAAGGCGGAGGCCGAGGAGATGCAGACCAAGCTCGTGCCCGGCGCCGAGATCATGACGCAGCACGGCATCTACGGCACGCTCATCTCGATCGACGACGAGAAGAACGAGGCGATCATCGAGACGACCCCCGGTACGAAGCTGCGCGTGCACCGTCAGACGGTGGCACGCGTCGTCACGCCGGAGGAGCAGGAGCACGCCGACGAGGACATCGTGAGCGACGACGCGGACGCCTCCGTCGAGGATGCCGTGGCCGAGACCTCCGATGACGCCGCCGAGCCCGAGTTCGGCGAGCGCGTCGAGAAGCCCAAGCGTTCGCGCACCAAGCCCACCGAGACCGCAGAGTAG
- the ruvB gene encoding Holliday junction branch migration DNA helicase RuvB: MTDPLTAPTPESEAELAFEGALRPRSLAEFVGQQKARGQLQLLLRAAELQARTPDHILLAGPPGLGKTTLAMIVAHEGARPLRMSSGPAIQHAGDLAALLSSLVPGEVLFIDEIHRMARSAEEMLYLAMEDFRIDIMVGKGAGATSIPLDLAPFTLVGATTRSGLLPNPLRDRFGFTAHLEFYDDAELDEVLARAARLLGLELPADARIEIASRSRGTPRIANRLLRRVRDYALVHGRPADRESVRAALELYDVDPLGLDRLDRAVLDAILSRFDGGPVGLSTLAVSVGEEPETVESVVEPFLVRIGMISRTPRGRVATPRAWEHRGMRPPVRGAAVAGTLFDDDV, from the coding sequence GTGACCGATCCGCTCACCGCGCCGACGCCCGAGTCGGAGGCCGAGCTCGCGTTCGAGGGGGCCCTGCGCCCGCGCTCGCTCGCCGAGTTCGTCGGCCAGCAGAAGGCGCGCGGCCAGCTCCAGCTGCTGCTGCGGGCGGCGGAGCTCCAGGCGCGCACGCCCGACCACATCCTGCTCGCGGGCCCGCCCGGCCTCGGCAAGACGACGCTCGCGATGATCGTCGCCCACGAGGGCGCCCGCCCGCTGCGCATGTCGAGCGGCCCCGCCATCCAGCACGCGGGCGACCTCGCGGCGCTGCTGTCGAGCCTGGTGCCCGGCGAGGTGCTGTTCATCGACGAGATCCACCGCATGGCGCGCAGCGCCGAGGAGATGCTCTATCTCGCGATGGAGGACTTCCGCATCGACATCATGGTCGGCAAGGGGGCGGGCGCGACGAGCATCCCGCTCGACCTCGCGCCGTTCACCCTCGTCGGCGCCACGACCCGCTCGGGCCTGCTGCCGAATCCGCTGCGCGACCGCTTCGGGTTCACGGCGCACCTCGAGTTCTACGACGACGCCGAGCTCGACGAGGTGCTCGCGCGTGCCGCGCGGCTGCTCGGCCTCGAGCTGCCGGCGGACGCCCGCATCGAGATCGCCTCGCGCAGCCGCGGCACCCCGCGCATCGCCAACCGGCTGCTGCGCCGCGTGCGCGACTACGCGCTCGTGCACGGGCGCCCCGCCGACCGCGAGTCGGTGCGGGCGGCGCTCGAGCTCTACGACGTCGACCCGCTCGGGCTCGACCGCCTCGACCGGGCCGTGCTCGACGCCATCCTGAGCCGCTTCGACGGCGGGCCGGTGGGGCTCTCGACCCTCGCCGTGTCGGTGGGCGAGGAGCCCGAGACGGTCGAGTCGGTCGTCGAACCGTTCCTCGTGCGGATCGGGATGATCAGCCGCACCCCGCGCGGGCGCGTCGCCACGCCGCGCGCCTGGGAGCACCGGGGGATGCGGCCTCCCGTGCGCGGCGCCGCCGTCGCCGGGACGCTGTTCGACGATGACGTATGA
- the ruvA gene encoding Holliday junction branch migration protein RuvA, with amino-acid sequence MISSLRGQVLHVSGGSAVIEVGGVGMSVALTPAHAAGLRAGGEAFVHTALIVREDELSLYGFASREELELFELLRGVSGVGPKSAQGVLAQLSPDEIAAAVAAEDDVPFRKVSGIGPKTAKLITVSLAGKLHAPARVPGRVAPAASPNADVVTALVGLGWPERVATATVDELLAEAEGVAPDTQTLLRTALARLGPQRAGVAS; translated from the coding sequence ATGATTTCGAGTCTCCGCGGTCAGGTGCTGCACGTCTCGGGGGGTTCGGCGGTCATCGAGGTCGGCGGGGTCGGCATGTCGGTCGCGCTCACCCCGGCGCACGCCGCGGGCCTGCGGGCGGGCGGCGAGGCCTTCGTGCACACGGCCCTCATCGTCCGGGAGGACGAGCTGAGCCTGTACGGCTTCGCGTCCCGCGAGGAGCTCGAGCTCTTCGAGCTGCTGCGCGGGGTCTCGGGTGTCGGACCGAAGTCGGCGCAGGGCGTGCTCGCGCAGTTGAGCCCCGACGAGATCGCCGCGGCCGTCGCCGCCGAGGACGACGTCCCGTTCCGCAAGGTGTCCGGCATCGGGCCGAAGACCGCGAAGCTCATCACGGTCTCGCTCGCGGGCAAGTTGCACGCCCCCGCGCGCGTCCCCGGCCGCGTCGCCCCCGCGGCATCCCCGAACGCGGATGTCGTGACCGCCCTCGTGGGCCTCGGCTGGCCCGAGCGCGTAGCGACCGCGACGGTCGACGAACTGCTCGCCGAGGCCGAGGGCGTCGCACCCGACACGCAGACCCTGCTGCGCACGGCGCTCGCACGGCTCGGACCGCAGCGGGCGGGGGTGGCGTCGTGA
- the ruvC gene encoding crossover junction endodeoxyribonuclease RuvC — translation MLGIDPGLTRCGVGIVDVLPDRRVSLVHVGVIRTPADAELPARLLAISEGIGAAIAEFRPDAVAVERVFAQQNLRTVMGTAQASGIAVAKAAEAGLAVALHTPSEVKAAITGYGSADKAQVGAMVARVLGLAEAPKPADASDALALAICHGWRGGATAPDAGEAGGLTPAQRAWRAAEKASAKRRL, via the coding sequence GTGCTCGGCATCGACCCCGGGCTCACCCGGTGCGGCGTCGGCATCGTCGACGTGCTGCCGGACCGCCGGGTGTCGCTCGTGCACGTGGGCGTCATCCGCACCCCCGCGGATGCGGAGCTGCCGGCGCGTCTGCTCGCGATCTCGGAGGGCATCGGCGCCGCGATCGCCGAGTTCCGCCCGGATGCGGTGGCCGTCGAGCGGGTGTTCGCGCAGCAGAACCTGCGCACCGTGATGGGCACGGCGCAGGCGAGCGGCATCGCCGTCGCGAAGGCGGCGGAGGCGGGGCTCGCGGTCGCGCTGCACACGCCGAGCGAGGTGAAGGCGGCCATCACGGGCTACGGTTCGGCCGACAAGGCCCAGGTGGGTGCGATGGTCGCCCGGGTGCTGGGCCTCGCCGAGGCGCCGAAGCCCGCCGACGCCTCCGATGCCCTCGCCCTCGCGATCTGCCACGGCTGGCGCGGCGGGGCGACGGCGCCGGATGCGGGGGAGGCCGGGGGACTGACCCCGGCGCAACGGGCGTGGCGTGCCGCCGAGAAGGCGTCGGCGAAACGTAGACTCTAG
- a CDS encoding YebC/PmpR family DNA-binding transcriptional regulator — MSGHSKWATTKHKKAVIDARRAKSFAKLIKNIEVAAKMGGADLAGNPTLYDAVQKAKKTSVPNDNIDRAIKRGAGISGESIDYQNIMYEAYGPGGVALLVECLTDNKNRAAAEVRTALSRNGATLADPGSVAYNFARKGVISITKGDGVTEDAILEAVMEAGVEDVVDQGGGFEVITDPSELVAARTALQAAGLDYDSAEAEFVPSLKVEVDLETAKKVFRIIDALEDSDDVQNVFGNFDIPAEVQAELDAED, encoded by the coding sequence GTGAGCGGGCATTCCAAGTGGGCGACGACCAAGCACAAGAAGGCGGTCATCGACGCGCGTCGGGCGAAGTCGTTCGCGAAGCTCATCAAGAACATCGAGGTCGCCGCGAAGATGGGCGGCGCCGACCTCGCCGGCAACCCCACCCTGTACGACGCCGTGCAGAAGGCCAAGAAGACCTCGGTGCCGAACGACAACATCGATCGCGCCATCAAGCGCGGCGCCGGCATCTCGGGCGAGTCGATCGACTACCAGAACATCATGTACGAGGCCTACGGCCCGGGCGGCGTGGCCCTGCTCGTCGAGTGCCTCACCGACAACAAGAACCGTGCGGCCGCGGAGGTGCGCACGGCGCTCAGCCGCAACGGCGCGACCCTCGCCGACCCCGGCTCGGTCGCCTACAACTTCGCGCGCAAGGGCGTCATCTCGATCACCAAGGGCGACGGCGTGACCGAGGACGCGATCCTCGAGGCCGTCATGGAGGCGGGCGTCGAGGACGTCGTCGACCAGGGCGGCGGCTTCGAGGTCATCACCGACCCCTCGGAGCTCGTCGCGGCGCGCACGGCCCTGCAGGCCGCGGGCCTCGACTACGACTCGGCGGAGGCGGAGTTCGTGCCGAGCCTCAAGGTCGAGGTCGACCTCGAGACGGCGAAGAAGGTGTTCCGCATCATCGATGCCCTCGAGGACAGCGACGACGTGCAGAACGTGTTCGGCAACTTCGACATCCCGGCCGAGGTGCAGGCCGAGCTCGACGCCGAGGACTGA
- the pdxT gene encoding pyridoxal 5'-phosphate synthase glutaminase subunit PdxT yields the protein MAGNAPKVGVLALQGDVREHLAVLGALGADAVPVRRPSELAEVAGLVLPGGESSVIDKLSRLFGMREPVRERIAAGMPVYGTCAGLIMLADSVLDGIAGQQNFGGLDVAVRRNAFGNQNDSFETDLDVPALGEPPVHAVFIRAPVVESVGANATVLASLPDGRIVAVEQGNLLGTSFHPEVTGEHRFHARFLDRVRATS from the coding sequence GTGGCTGGTAACGCGCCGAAGGTCGGCGTCCTCGCCCTCCAGGGCGACGTGCGCGAGCACCTCGCGGTGCTCGGCGCCCTCGGGGCGGATGCCGTGCCGGTGCGCCGCCCGTCCGAGCTCGCCGAGGTCGCCGGGCTCGTGCTGCCCGGCGGCGAGTCGAGCGTCATCGACAAGCTGAGCCGCCTGTTCGGGATGCGGGAGCCGGTGCGGGAGCGCATCGCCGCCGGGATGCCCGTCTACGGCACCTGCGCGGGCCTCATCATGCTCGCCGACTCCGTGCTCGACGGCATCGCGGGGCAGCAGAACTTCGGCGGGCTCGACGTGGCGGTGCGCCGCAATGCCTTCGGCAACCAGAACGACTCCTTCGAGACCGACCTCGACGTCCCGGCGCTCGGCGAACCGCCCGTGCACGCCGTCTTCATCCGCGCCCCGGTGGTCGAGAGCGTGGGCGCGAACGCGACGGTGCTCGCCTCGCTGCCCGACGGCCGGATCGTCGCCGTCGAGCAGGGCAACCTCCTCGGCACCTCCTTCCACCCCGAGGTCACGGGCGAGCACCGCTTCCACGCCCGCTTCCTCGACCGGGTGCGCGCCACCTCCTGA
- the pdxS gene encoding pyridoxal 5'-phosphate synthase lyase subunit PdxS, translating to MTTPESGSTAATALGTDRVKRGLAEMLKGGVIMDVVTAEQARIAEDAGAVAVMALERVPADIRAQGGVARMSDPDLIDEIIASVSIPVMAKARIGHFVEAQVLQALGVDYIDESEVLSPADYVNHIDKWQFTTPFVCGATNLGEALRRITEGAAMIRSKGEAGTGDVSEATKHIRTITSEINVLRSKTKDELYVAAKELQAPYELVAEIAETGKLPVVLFTAGGVATPADAALMMQLGADGVFVGSGIFKSGNPEARAAAIVKATTFFDDPAVIADASRGLGEAMVGINVADLPAPHRLAERGW from the coding sequence ATGACGACCCCCGAATCCGGATCCACCGCCGCCACCGCCCTCGGTACCGACCGCGTCAAGCGCGGCCTCGCCGAGATGCTCAAGGGCGGGGTGATCATGGATGTGGTCACGGCCGAGCAGGCCCGCATCGCCGAGGACGCGGGTGCGGTCGCGGTCATGGCCCTCGAGCGGGTCCCCGCCGACATCCGCGCCCAGGGCGGCGTCGCCCGCATGAGCGACCCCGACCTCATCGACGAGATCATCGCCTCCGTGTCGATCCCCGTCATGGCGAAGGCCCGCATCGGCCACTTCGTCGAGGCGCAGGTGCTGCAGGCGCTCGGCGTCGACTACATCGACGAGTCCGAGGTGCTCTCGCCCGCCGACTATGTCAACCACATCGACAAGTGGCAGTTCACGACGCCGTTCGTGTGCGGCGCCACCAACCTGGGCGAGGCGCTGCGCCGCATCACCGAGGGCGCGGCCATGATCCGCTCGAAGGGCGAGGCGGGCACGGGGGATGTGTCGGAGGCGACCAAGCACATCCGCACCATCACCTCCGAGATCAACGTGCTGCGCTCGAAGACCAAGGACGAGCTGTACGTGGCCGCGAAGGAGCTGCAGGCCCCCTACGAGCTCGTGGCCGAGATCGCCGAGACCGGCAAGCTGCCCGTCGTGCTGTTCACGGCAGGCGGGGTCGCCACCCCCGCGGATGCCGCGCTCATGATGCAGCTCGGCGCCGACGGCGTGTTCGTCGGCTCCGGCATCTTCAAGTCGGGTAACCCGGAGGCGCGTGCCGCGGCGATCGTGAAGGCGACCACCTTCTTCGACGACCCGGCCGTCATCGCGGACGCCTCGCGCGGTCTCGGCGAGGCCATGGTCGGCATCAACGTCGCCGACCTGCCGGCCCCCCACCGCCTCGCCGAGCGTGGCTGGTAA
- the pdxY gene encoding pyridoxal kinase PdxY: MKILSIQSAVAYGHVGNSAAVFPLQRIGVEVLPVYTVNFSNHTGYGAWRGPLIPPADVAEVIAGVEERGVFPGIDAVLSGYQGSEGIGDVIVDAVARVKAANPSAVYACDPVMGNAKSGCFVAPAIPVLLRERVVPVADIITPNQFELGFLTGTSPTTIESTLDSADAARALGPRTVLVTSVERPDRDPETIEMMVVDEAGAWIVTTPLLPMKANGSGDVTAALFTAHYLESGDAATALARTTSSVYELLRATHESGERELQLVEAQEFYAHPPLQFEVRRLR, from the coding sequence GTGAAGATCCTCTCGATCCAGTCGGCGGTCGCCTACGGCCATGTCGGCAATTCGGCCGCCGTGTTCCCCCTCCAGCGCATCGGCGTCGAGGTGCTGCCGGTCTACACCGTGAACTTCTCCAACCACACGGGCTACGGCGCCTGGCGCGGGCCGCTCATCCCGCCCGCGGACGTCGCCGAGGTGATCGCCGGCGTCGAGGAGCGCGGCGTGTTCCCGGGCATCGACGCGGTGCTCTCGGGCTACCAGGGCTCCGAGGGCATCGGCGACGTCATCGTCGACGCGGTCGCGCGCGTGAAGGCCGCGAACCCCTCCGCGGTGTACGCGTGCGACCCGGTGATGGGCAACGCGAAGTCGGGATGCTTCGTCGCACCCGCGATCCCCGTGCTGCTGCGCGAGCGCGTGGTGCCGGTGGCCGACATCATCACACCCAACCAGTTCGAGCTCGGCTTCCTCACCGGCACCTCGCCGACGACGATCGAGTCGACCCTCGACTCCGCGGATGCGGCGCGGGCGTTGGGGCCGCGCACGGTGCTCGTGACGAGCGTCGAACGGCCGGACCGCGACCCCGAGACGATCGAGATGATGGTCGTCGACGAGGCGGGCGCCTGGATCGTGACGACCCCGCTGCTGCCAATGAAGGCGAACGGCTCGGGCGACGTGACGGCGGCGCTCTTCACGGCCCACTACCTGGAGTCGGGCGACGCCGCGACCGCGCTCGCCCGCACCACCTCGAGCGTCTACGAGCTGCTGCGCGCGACCCACGAGTCGGGCGAGCGCGAGCTGCAGCTCGTCGAGGCGCAGGAGTTCTACGCCCACCCGCCCCTGCAGTTCGAGGTGCGTCGGCTCAGGTAG
- a CDS encoding HIT family protein, whose amino-acid sequence MTRDYDGSEYPDAEPSTSLAGVPDGFGRLWTPHRIAYIEQGGGAPGDECVFCTAPTLSDEDALIVHRGELAYALLNLFPYNSGHLLVVPYRHIAGYDEATEAEVAEIGAITQTAMRVIRGTSHADGFNIGMNQGAIAGAGIAAHLHQHVVPRWASDANFFPIIARTKAIPTLLGEARATIAEAWPAT is encoded by the coding sequence ATGACACGCGACTACGACGGCAGCGAATACCCGGACGCCGAGCCGTCCACCTCCCTCGCGGGCGTGCCCGACGGCTTCGGCCGGCTGTGGACCCCGCACCGCATCGCCTACATCGAGCAGGGCGGCGGCGCACCCGGAGACGAGTGCGTGTTCTGCACGGCGCCGACCCTGTCCGACGAGGACGCCCTCATCGTGCACCGCGGCGAACTCGCCTACGCCCTGCTCAACCTGTTCCCCTACAACAGCGGTCACCTGCTCGTGGTGCCGTATCGGCACATCGCGGGCTACGACGAGGCGACGGAGGCCGAGGTCGCCGAGATCGGCGCCATCACGCAGACGGCGATGCGCGTCATCCGCGGCACCTCCCACGCCGACGGCTTCAACATCGGCATGAACCAGGGGGCGATCGCGGGTGCCGGCATCGCCGCGCACCTGCACCAGCACGTCGTGCCGCGCTGGGCGTCGGATGCGAACTTCTTCCCGATCATCGCCCGCACGAAGGCGATCCCGACGCTCCTCGGCGAGGCGCGCGCGACGATCGCGGAGGCGTGGCCCGCTACCTGA